The following are encoded together in the Paraburkholderia sp. BL10I2N1 genome:
- a CDS encoding bifunctional 3-(3-hydroxy-phenyl)propionate/3-hydroxycinnamic acid hydroxylase, translating to MLEKTISTHACDYDVAVIGLGPTGATLANLLAIEGLRVLVLERDKDIFALPRAVHFDGECMRVFQTLGLTDKLLPKLFVGPGMKFVNGEGKLLIDWQRPTCIGPQGWSASYKFHQPDLENALRERLAQQSSVDVRLRHEVFALDEASDGVQLRFEDTSCGKLGRTTARYVVGCDGARSIARRFMGTELTDLKSHERWVVVDVLLDAPRPDLGDYSVQYCDPARPTTYTRGPGNRRRWEIMVMPGDDVTQLTSPEWLWDKLARWISPADARLERSAIYTFHSVVANGWRRGRLLLAGDAAHQTPPFLGQGMGAGIRDASNLAWKLGAVIHGEAPDTLLDSYESERSPHVRLFIETAVQLGSVIQTTRPDLAEVRDEGMSAAIRNFVTPQPRLGPGAWIDEPSGVAGHIAPQPRLLDGQLVDDVVGYRFALLARPELLRECPDVANSAAQAGVGIVASDGAAVREWLESINAPAVLVRPDRYVYGVAQDSESLQHLLHHAVPGLQTEGAVAM from the coding sequence ATGTTAGAGAAAACTATTTCGACGCACGCGTGCGACTACGACGTGGCCGTTATCGGCCTCGGGCCTACCGGGGCGACGCTCGCGAACCTGCTGGCAATCGAAGGCTTGCGGGTGCTGGTGCTGGAGCGAGACAAGGACATTTTCGCGCTTCCTCGCGCGGTGCATTTCGACGGTGAATGCATGCGCGTGTTCCAAACCCTCGGTTTAACCGACAAGCTGCTACCCAAGCTGTTCGTGGGTCCCGGCATGAAATTCGTGAACGGGGAAGGCAAGTTGCTGATCGACTGGCAACGCCCAACCTGTATCGGACCACAGGGGTGGAGTGCGAGTTACAAGTTCCATCAGCCCGATCTCGAGAATGCGTTACGCGAGCGTCTTGCGCAGCAATCGAGCGTTGACGTCCGGTTGCGCCACGAAGTGTTCGCGCTTGACGAGGCGAGCGATGGCGTCCAGTTGCGCTTCGAGGATACGAGCTGCGGCAAACTTGGACGTACCACCGCGCGATATGTAGTCGGCTGCGACGGTGCGCGCTCGATTGCGCGACGCTTCATGGGCACCGAATTGACCGATCTGAAATCGCATGAACGCTGGGTTGTGGTCGACGTATTGCTCGATGCACCGCGGCCCGATCTTGGCGACTACTCGGTCCAATACTGCGACCCGGCGCGCCCGACCACTTACACGCGTGGTCCCGGAAATCGGCGCCGCTGGGAAATCATGGTGATGCCCGGTGATGATGTGACGCAACTCACGTCCCCCGAATGGCTGTGGGACAAACTCGCTCGCTGGATTTCTCCGGCCGATGCGCGCCTCGAACGTTCTGCCATATATACATTTCACTCGGTCGTGGCGAACGGTTGGCGCCGTGGCCGACTGCTGCTTGCAGGCGATGCCGCACATCAGACGCCACCCTTTCTGGGCCAGGGGATGGGAGCCGGCATTCGCGACGCGTCGAATCTCGCGTGGAAGCTTGGTGCCGTCATTCATGGCGAAGCGCCCGATACCCTCCTCGACAGCTACGAATCCGAACGCTCGCCGCACGTGCGCTTATTTATCGAAACGGCAGTACAGCTCGGCTCAGTCATTCAAACGACGAGGCCAGACCTGGCCGAAGTCCGTGATGAAGGGATGAGCGCAGCGATTCGCAATTTTGTGACCCCACAACCCAGGCTTGGCCCGGGCGCATGGATCGATGAACCATCGGGCGTGGCCGGGCATATTGCACCACAACCCCGCCTGCTGGACGGACAACTCGTGGACGACGTGGTCGGCTATCGGTTTGCGCTGCTTGCGCGACCGGAATTGCTCCGTGAATGCCCCGACGTCGCCAATAGCGCTGCGCAAGCGGGCGTCGGGATTGTGGCCAGCGATGGAGCGGCCGTTCGCGAGTGGTTGGAGTCGATCAACGCTCCAGCGGTGCTCGTACGCCCCGACCGGTATGTGTACGGTGTCGCGCAGGACAGTGAATCCTTGCAACATCTTCTGCACCACGCCGTACCCGGCTTGCAAACCGAAGGTGCTGTGGCCATGTGA
- a CDS encoding efflux transporter outer membrane subunit, with the protein MQESTDIRSQVKPVRLAAAFAFAMVVSACAQLPDMPQKPVTKDISRYETAQSLGADGGKQAGTASAWPTDQWWLGYNDPQLNALIGEALKDEPTLAAAQARLHNAEASAQVAGAALLPEINADGSIQKKKQSYNNGIPSDFVPHGWRPYGSAELNFSYEIDFWGKNRAALAAATSELDAARADAAQARMVLSASIAAAYADLARLFAERDSAQAALKVRTQSAQLFRERFANGLETQAGVKQAESKQQSAQADLLALDESIALERNQIAALMGAGPDRGLRIAPPAVDLTQPAGMPANLGLGLLGRRPDVVIARLRVEAAAKRIDVARAGFYPDITLGASIGYQSLGLNMLTNAASLAGNFGPAVTLPIFNGGRLRGELRGARATYDEAVANYDETLTKALHDVADVAASKRALADRLQATQAAYDDAAQAHQVALDRYRTGLAGYLEVLNAADTMTSAQRQLADIQSRTFSLDVALVRALGGGYQASTPAATDATRLNKQS; encoded by the coding sequence ATGCAAGAGAGCACGGACATTCGGAGTCAGGTGAAACCGGTGAGACTGGCCGCCGCATTCGCGTTCGCGATGGTGGTGAGCGCCTGCGCCCAACTGCCCGACATGCCGCAGAAGCCGGTCACGAAAGACATCAGCAGGTATGAGACGGCGCAGAGTCTTGGTGCGGACGGCGGCAAGCAGGCCGGCACCGCGTCCGCGTGGCCCACCGATCAGTGGTGGCTCGGCTACAACGATCCGCAACTGAACGCGCTGATCGGGGAAGCGCTGAAGGATGAGCCGACACTGGCGGCCGCCCAGGCGCGGCTGCATAACGCCGAGGCGTCGGCGCAGGTGGCGGGCGCGGCACTGCTACCCGAAATCAACGCGGACGGCTCGATCCAGAAAAAAAAGCAGAGCTACAACAACGGTATTCCCTCGGATTTCGTTCCCCACGGATGGCGCCCCTACGGCAGCGCCGAGCTGAATTTCAGCTACGAAATCGACTTCTGGGGCAAGAATCGCGCGGCGCTGGCCGCCGCTACGTCGGAGCTCGACGCCGCGCGCGCCGATGCGGCACAGGCTCGCATGGTTCTCTCCGCGTCGATCGCGGCAGCGTATGCCGACCTCGCGCGTCTGTTCGCCGAGCGCGACAGCGCGCAGGCGGCACTGAAGGTGCGCACGCAATCCGCACAGCTGTTCCGGGAGCGTTTCGCGAACGGCCTGGAAACGCAGGCAGGTGTGAAGCAGGCGGAGTCGAAGCAGCAAAGCGCGCAGGCCGACCTGCTCGCGCTGGATGAATCGATTGCACTCGAGCGCAACCAGATCGCCGCGCTGATGGGCGCCGGGCCCGACCGCGGCTTGCGCATCGCACCTCCGGCCGTCGATCTGACGCAGCCTGCCGGCATGCCCGCCAACCTTGGCCTCGGCCTGCTGGGCCGCCGCCCGGACGTGGTCATTGCACGCCTGCGCGTAGAGGCGGCGGCCAAGCGGATCGACGTCGCGCGAGCCGGGTTTTATCCGGACATCACGCTCGGCGCGTCGATCGGCTACCAGTCGCTTGGCCTGAACATGCTGACGAACGCGGCTTCGCTGGCCGGCAACTTCGGTCCGGCGGTCACGCTGCCCATTTTCAATGGCGGACGTTTGCGCGGCGAACTGCGCGGCGCGCGGGCGACTTACGACGAGGCGGTCGCGAACTACGACGAAACGCTGACGAAGGCGCTGCACGACGTGGCCGACGTGGCCGCAAGCAAACGCGCGCTGGCGGACCGGCTGCAAGCGACGCAAGCCGCCTACGACGACGCCGCCCAGGCGCACCAGGTCGCGCTCGATCGCTATCGCACCGGCCTTGCCGGCTACCTCGAAGTTCTGAACGCCGCCGACACGATGACTTCCGCGCAGCGCCAGCTCGCCGATATCCAGTCGCGCACCTTCTCGCTCGATGTCGCGCTCGTGCGCGCACTCGGCGGCGGCTATCAGGCCAGCACGCCCGCCGCGACCGACGCAACCCGTCTCAACAAGCAAAGCTGA
- a CDS encoding fumarylacetoacetate hydrolase family protein, protein MKLASFSTHLGSSFGIVRDETVFDLGKRLGGRYADLKALIAADAFGEAAQAADGTQGDYPLSEVTLLPVIPNPEQIFCVGLNYADHVKETNRETTEHPVIFMRVPASQVGHGQSMLRPPESQKFDYEGEIAVIIGRGGRRIAEADAWNHIAGYACYNDGSVRDWQLHTGQWGPGKNFYRTGAFGPWMVTSDEIEPNALMTLVTRLNGQEVQRATTQMLIHGIAKQIAYLSTFTPLSPGDVIVTGTPGGVGAKRNPPLFMKAGDVAEVEVDRIGVLSNPIADEA, encoded by the coding sequence ATGAAACTCGCCAGCTTCTCCACCCACCTTGGCTCATCGTTCGGCATCGTTCGCGATGAAACCGTGTTCGACCTTGGCAAGCGTCTCGGCGGCCGCTATGCCGATCTGAAGGCACTGATTGCCGCCGACGCATTCGGCGAGGCCGCGCAGGCCGCCGATGGCACGCAGGGCGACTACCCGCTGTCGGAAGTCACGCTGCTGCCTGTGATTCCGAACCCCGAACAAATCTTTTGCGTGGGACTCAACTACGCAGACCACGTCAAGGAAACCAACCGCGAAACCACCGAGCATCCGGTCATCTTCATGCGGGTGCCGGCTTCTCAAGTTGGCCATGGCCAGTCGATGCTGCGTCCGCCTGAGTCGCAGAAGTTCGACTATGAGGGTGAGATTGCCGTCATCATCGGGCGCGGTGGACGACGCATCGCCGAGGCCGACGCGTGGAACCACATCGCTGGCTACGCCTGCTACAACGACGGTTCCGTGCGCGACTGGCAGCTTCATACGGGCCAGTGGGGCCCGGGCAAAAATTTCTATCGCACCGGCGCGTTCGGACCGTGGATGGTGACGAGCGACGAGATCGAACCCAACGCGTTGATGACGCTCGTCACCCGGCTGAACGGACAGGAAGTGCAACGCGCGACGACGCAGATGCTGATCCACGGCATCGCCAAACAGATCGCCTACCTGTCGACGTTCACCCCACTCTCTCCGGGAGATGTGATCGTGACAGGCACGCCCGGCGGCGTCGGCGCGAAGCGCAATCCGCCGCTGTTCATGAAGGCCGGCGACGTGGCGGAAGTGGAGGTTGACCGGATCGGCGTTCTGTCCAATCCAATCGCCGACGAAGCGTAA
- a CDS encoding DHA2 family efflux MFS transporter permease subunit, which produces MSSSQVNDISLPPLSGPMLILAALMIAAANFVAVLDSTIANVSVATISGALGSSTSQGTYVITSYAVAEAITVPLTGWLASRFGTVRVFITALIMFGIGSALCGMATSLGTLVLFRVLQGLAGGPLMPLSQTLLLRIFPKEKAAAALGLWSMTTLIAPVMGPVLGGIICDDYHWSYIFFINVPVALICGYFGWLLVKRYESTPIRTRIDAVGLALLVIWVSALQILLDEGKDKDWFSSVEIRVLAVIAVIGFVAFLIWELTERNPIVDLRVFRHRGFAASVLTVSLAFGAYFGATVLTPLWLQNNMGYTATWAGYATATTGIFAVIVAPIAARLSTKVDPRWLVFFGVMWLGSVTLFRTHADSAMSFWQVALPLLLLGIGLPLFFVPVTSLGLSSVDEPETASAAGLMNFCRTFGGAIATSLVNTVWEDKTKYNRSELSGLVDQAGHYAASLTGSGWSAHQAQAQISNMVESQAVMLATNQLFFSIACCFVIGALAIWIAPKPTRVADTSQAH; this is translated from the coding sequence ATGTCTTCCAGTCAAGTGAATGACATCTCATTGCCGCCGCTATCCGGCCCAATGCTGATTCTCGCGGCGTTGATGATCGCCGCCGCCAACTTTGTCGCGGTGCTGGACAGCACGATCGCGAACGTGTCCGTGGCGACTATTTCCGGTGCGCTCGGCTCCTCGACGAGCCAGGGCACGTACGTGATCACGTCCTACGCGGTGGCCGAAGCGATCACCGTGCCGCTGACCGGCTGGCTTGCGAGTCGCTTCGGAACGGTGCGCGTATTCATCACGGCGCTGATCATGTTCGGAATAGGTTCGGCACTCTGCGGAATGGCGACTTCGCTCGGCACGCTGGTGCTGTTCCGTGTGTTGCAGGGGCTCGCGGGCGGCCCGCTCATGCCGCTCTCGCAGACGTTGCTACTGCGCATCTTCCCGAAAGAGAAGGCAGCCGCCGCCTTGGGGCTGTGGAGCATGACGACACTGATTGCGCCCGTGATGGGTCCTGTCTTGGGCGGCATTATCTGCGACGACTACCACTGGTCCTACATCTTCTTCATCAACGTTCCGGTCGCGTTGATCTGCGGATACTTCGGATGGCTTCTGGTCAAGCGTTACGAATCCACGCCGATACGGACGCGGATCGACGCCGTTGGTCTCGCGCTGCTGGTCATCTGGGTCTCGGCGCTGCAGATCCTGCTCGACGAGGGCAAAGACAAGGACTGGTTCAGCTCCGTAGAAATCCGCGTCTTGGCGGTGATCGCCGTGATTGGTTTCGTTGCCTTCCTGATCTGGGAGCTGACCGAGCGTAATCCGATCGTCGATCTCCGGGTGTTTCGCCATCGTGGCTTCGCCGCGAGCGTGCTCACCGTGTCGCTGGCTTTCGGCGCGTACTTCGGCGCCACCGTGCTCACGCCATTGTGGTTGCAGAACAATATGGGGTACACGGCCACGTGGGCCGGCTATGCCACGGCCACGACAGGCATCTTCGCGGTGATAGTGGCGCCAATCGCGGCCAGGCTGTCGACGAAGGTCGATCCGCGGTGGCTCGTCTTTTTCGGCGTGATGTGGCTCGGCTCGGTGACGCTTTTCCGCACCCACGCCGATTCGGCGATGAGCTTCTGGCAGGTGGCGTTGCCGCTGCTCTTGTTAGGCATCGGCCTGCCATTGTTCTTCGTGCCGGTGACGAGCCTCGGATTGAGCAGCGTCGACGAGCCCGAAACAGCTTCGGCGGCGGGACTCATGAACTTCTGCCGGACATTTGGCGGGGCGATCGCCACCTCACTCGTCAACACGGTGTGGGAGGACAAGACCAAATACAACCGCTCGGAGTTGTCGGGCCTGGTCGATCAGGCCGGCCACTACGCGGCCTCGCTGACGGGTTCGGGCTGGAGCGCACATCAGGCGCAAGCGCAGATCAGCAACATGGTTGAGTCGCAAGCTGTGATGCTCGCCACCAACCAGCTCTTCTTCAGCATCGCATGCTGCTTCGTCATCGGGGCGCTTGCGATCTGGATTGCGCCCAAACCGACGCGCGTCGCGGATACGTCACAGGCACATTGA
- a CDS encoding MFS transporter, translating into MGISRNPVGGADRPQSSGLSRSQWKMILIASLGGSLEFYDFIVYGFFAHNIAAQFFPNSSSLVSMLATFSVLAIGYVIRPLGGIVLSSWGDRYGRRPVFLGSIIVVTTATICLGLLPNFQSWGMTASILLILLRMLQGFCVGGEMPGAITYAVEAAPHRAGLAAGIIICAVNLGVLLATFVNLGIQTYLSATDAAAYGWRIAFLFGGVCGIASYLMRRNLDESPEFKKMQGAVVKQPFRETLRRHGKAVATGALAIAVMAGVNGILYGHMPAYLVQQLHYAPRTAAIAQNAYLIVSSFGLLAAGWLGDKIPRRYLLRASAALLIALSYPFYEALASHTVNPVVLFVLAGVVFSLASGTWASVLADQFPVQVRFSGIALAYNLAVVIFSGFAPLLAAMLIRMTGSLAAPAWYVIAACTVALLASYGLPTGKSGAGSPSKTDGLSGELLR; encoded by the coding sequence ATGGGAATATCCCGCAACCCGGTCGGCGGCGCCGACCGTCCACAGTCATCCGGCTTGTCCCGGTCGCAGTGGAAGATGATTCTCATCGCAAGCCTTGGCGGCTCGCTGGAGTTTTACGATTTCATCGTCTACGGCTTTTTTGCCCATAACATCGCGGCCCAGTTTTTCCCGAACTCGTCGTCGCTGGTCAGCATGTTGGCTACTTTCTCCGTGCTCGCAATCGGGTACGTGATCCGACCGCTCGGCGGAATTGTGCTCAGTAGCTGGGGCGACCGGTATGGCCGGCGTCCGGTGTTTCTCGGCTCAATCATTGTGGTCACCACCGCGACGATCTGCCTTGGTCTGCTGCCCAACTTTCAGAGCTGGGGCATGACCGCATCGATCCTGTTGATCCTGCTGCGCATGCTTCAGGGTTTTTGCGTCGGCGGAGAAATGCCCGGCGCGATTACCTATGCAGTGGAAGCCGCGCCGCATCGGGCGGGGCTCGCCGCGGGCATTATTATCTGCGCGGTGAACCTGGGTGTTTTGCTGGCCACATTCGTCAACCTCGGCATCCAGACCTACCTGTCCGCCACGGACGCGGCGGCGTATGGCTGGAGGATCGCGTTTCTTTTCGGCGGCGTTTGCGGGATCGCTTCCTACCTGATGCGCCGTAATCTCGACGAGTCGCCCGAGTTCAAGAAGATGCAAGGAGCTGTCGTCAAACAGCCGTTTCGCGAGACCTTGCGACGTCATGGCAAAGCGGTCGCGACGGGAGCACTGGCGATCGCCGTGATGGCCGGCGTCAACGGCATACTTTATGGCCACATGCCCGCCTACCTCGTCCAGCAGCTGCACTATGCACCACGGACCGCGGCAATCGCCCAGAACGCTTATCTGATCGTCAGTTCCTTCGGCCTCCTCGCCGCAGGCTGGCTCGGGGACAAGATTCCACGCCGGTACCTGCTCCGAGCGTCAGCGGCGCTGCTGATCGCATTGAGCTACCCATTCTATGAAGCGCTGGCGAGTCATACCGTCAATCCGGTGGTGCTGTTCGTGCTTGCCGGCGTGGTCTTTTCACTGGCAAGCGGAACATGGGCGTCGGTGCTCGCCGACCAATTCCCTGTCCAGGTCAGATTTAGCGGAATCGCGCTGGCTTACAACCTGGCCGTTGTCATATTCAGCGGCTTTGCGCCCTTGCTGGCGGCCATGCTGATTCGCATGACCGGCTCCTTGGCAGCGCCAGCCTGGTATGTCATCGCCGCATGCACGGTCGCGCTGCTTGCGAGCTATGGATTGCCGACGGGAAAGTCTGGGGCCGGGTCGCCTTCGAAGACAGATGGACTGAGCGGCGAACTGTTGCGTTGA
- a CDS encoding HlyD family secretion protein — MSETQFVKTSESLMPDSPASAAPAAPAVPADTGAAAGAPPSNRKKLFALLGGAILVAGLAYASYWHFIASHRVSTDNAYTAAEVASITPAVSGIVRSVPVVNTQRVHKGDVLVVIDDTDAKIALAQAEADVGRAERKVRGYVATDSELSAQVSARAADQTRMAAQIASAQADFDRAAIDLQRREVLTRTGSVSGEELSNARAAFATARAALDAARAAALQAKASRDAALGSLEANRVLIADTTVDTNPEVLLARAKRDQARVDLERTVLRAPVDGVVASRQVQVGQRVQTGGALMSVVPIESVYVDANFKETQLGKVRIGQPVELESDLYGSKVVYHGKVAGLAGGSGSAFAMIPAQNATGNWIKVVQRLPVRVRIDPAELRAHPLGISLSMAATVDTRSGNDAPAH, encoded by the coding sequence ATGTCTGAAACGCAATTCGTCAAAACCAGCGAGTCGCTGATGCCGGACTCGCCCGCTTCCGCTGCCCCCGCTGCCCCCGCTGTTCCCGCCGATACCGGCGCTGCGGCCGGCGCTCCCCCTTCGAACCGCAAGAAGCTGTTCGCGCTGCTCGGCGGCGCCATTCTCGTCGCAGGTCTCGCTTACGCAAGCTACTGGCACTTCATCGCGTCACACCGCGTATCGACCGATAACGCCTACACCGCGGCCGAAGTCGCATCGATCACGCCGGCGGTGAGCGGGATCGTCAGGAGCGTTCCGGTCGTGAATACGCAGCGGGTCCATAAAGGCGACGTATTGGTCGTCATCGATGACACCGACGCAAAGATTGCGCTCGCGCAGGCTGAGGCCGATGTGGGCCGCGCCGAACGCAAAGTCCGCGGCTATGTCGCGACGGATTCGGAGCTGAGCGCACAAGTCAGTGCGCGCGCAGCCGACCAAACCCGCATGGCCGCGCAGATCGCATCGGCCCAGGCCGACTTTGACCGCGCGGCGATCGACCTGCAGCGTCGCGAAGTGCTGACCCGCACCGGCAGCGTATCCGGCGAAGAGCTGAGCAACGCGCGTGCTGCGTTTGCCACGGCCAGGGCGGCGCTCGACGCAGCCCGCGCTGCGGCCTTGCAGGCGAAGGCAAGCCGCGACGCCGCACTCGGCTCTCTCGAAGCGAACAGGGTGCTGATTGCGGACACGACGGTCGATACCAATCCAGAAGTCCTGCTCGCACGTGCGAAGCGCGATCAGGCACGCGTCGATCTCGAGCGCACCGTGCTGCGCGCGCCGGTCGACGGTGTCGTCGCGAGCCGCCAGGTCCAGGTGGGGCAGCGCGTTCAGACCGGCGGGGCGTTGATGTCGGTGGTACCGATCGAATCCGTGTACGTCGACGCCAATTTCAAGGAGACGCAGCTCGGCAAGGTGCGCATCGGTCAGCCGGTGGAACTCGAGTCGGACCTGTACGGCAGCAAGGTCGTCTATCACGGCAAGGTCGCGGGCCTGGCGGGCGGTTCAGGTTCGGCGTTCGCGATGATTCCCGCGCAGAACGCGACCGGCAACTGGATCAAGGTCGTGCAGCGCCTGCCGGTGCGCGTCAGGATCGATCCGGCCGAGCTTCGCGCGCACCCGCTTGGCATCAGCCTTTCGATGGCCGCGACGGTCGACACGCGCAGCGGCAACGACGCGCCCGCCCACTAA
- a CDS encoding nuclear transport factor 2 family protein, which translates to MKDASIQAAVEALEQQRCDATVAGDLLKLASLLDDDLTFVHSAGYFHGKSEYLSFLTEKIKVRQIVRPQPLAYRFLLDTVITTGHLEQSLVRRTDGSELNIRSLITEIWVKREAGWKLLHLHSGRLPD; encoded by the coding sequence ATGAAAGATGCGTCCATTCAGGCCGCCGTCGAGGCGTTGGAACAACAGCGCTGCGACGCCACGGTGGCTGGAGACCTGCTCAAACTCGCGTCGCTACTCGACGACGATCTGACGTTCGTCCATTCAGCTGGCTACTTTCATGGCAAGTCGGAGTATCTGTCCTTCCTTACCGAGAAGATCAAGGTGCGTCAAATCGTGCGTCCGCAACCGCTCGCGTATAGGTTCCTGCTAGACACCGTGATCACGACGGGCCATCTCGAGCAATCCCTGGTGCGCAGGACCGATGGATCTGAGCTCAACATTCGCTCGCTCATAACTGAAATCTGGGTCAAACGCGAGGCCGGCTGGAAACTGCTGCATCTCCATTCCGGGCGCTTGCCGGATTGA
- a CDS encoding TetR/AcrR family transcriptional regulator — MRVKTEEKRQAIVDAAFQVFCEVGFERASMSEIAARAGGSKATLYSYFESKDLMFADVMMAAAEEAKVATELLKTSLPIRETLLRFGKHYLAATLKPQILAVRRLANHEGGRSHVGALFYERGPKVGWQMVTDFLQQAIDGGQLRSCNADVATAHLRGLYEAELLELCLLGVPADTTSRNIAKVVQRAVDVFLAAYGPTDKGDAA, encoded by the coding sequence ATGAGGGTGAAGACAGAAGAAAAGCGGCAGGCGATCGTCGACGCCGCGTTCCAGGTGTTTTGCGAAGTGGGGTTCGAACGGGCATCCATGTCAGAGATCGCGGCGCGGGCAGGCGGATCAAAAGCCACGCTCTACAGCTATTTCGAGTCCAAGGATCTGATGTTCGCGGACGTCATGATGGCCGCCGCGGAGGAAGCCAAAGTAGCGACGGAGCTACTGAAGACCTCGCTGCCGATTCGCGAGACACTGCTGAGGTTCGGCAAACACTATCTCGCCGCCACGCTCAAGCCGCAGATACTGGCGGTGCGCCGTCTGGCAAATCACGAAGGCGGCCGCTCGCACGTCGGCGCCCTGTTTTATGAGCGCGGGCCGAAGGTCGGCTGGCAAATGGTGACTGACTTCCTGCAGCAGGCGATTGACGGCGGGCAGCTGCGCAGCTGTAACGCAGACGTCGCGACCGCGCATCTGCGCGGGCTGTATGAAGCGGAGTTGCTGGAGCTTTGCCTGCTGGGTGTGCCGGCGGACACCACTTCCCGCAACATCGCCAAAGTCGTTCAAAGAGCGGTTGATGTCTTCCTGGCCGCATACGGGCCCACGGACAAAGGTGACGCCGCATAG
- a CDS encoding VOC family protein gives MNGMKKARAGLSLSHMGFYVSDMARVEDFYTRVMEFTVTDRGSLQTPHGAVQLVFLSRDPAVHHQIVLASGRPEHLAFNPINQISFTADSLATLRRFHRQFIAEALQEINPVTHGNSVSIYARDPEGNRLELYIDTPWYVDQPMRVPVDFGLPDAELMAAVERHARTLSGFRPRSVWQTEMAERMGLA, from the coding sequence ATGAACGGTATGAAGAAAGCGAGGGCAGGGCTGTCCCTCAGTCACATGGGCTTCTATGTGAGCGACATGGCGCGCGTGGAGGACTTTTATACGCGGGTGATGGAATTCACCGTGACAGATCGGGGTTCGCTGCAGACGCCGCACGGCGCTGTGCAGTTGGTATTCTTGAGCCGCGATCCCGCGGTGCATCACCAGATCGTGCTCGCGAGCGGCCGCCCCGAGCACCTGGCGTTCAACCCGATCAACCAGATTTCGTTCACAGCTGACAGCCTTGCCACGTTGAGGCGGTTTCATCGGCAGTTCATTGCGGAAGCCCTGCAGGAAATCAACCCCGTCACCCACGGCAATTCGGTTTCGATCTATGCGCGCGATCCCGAGGGCAATCGCCTCGAGCTCTACATCGACACGCCGTGGTACGTCGACCAGCCGATGCGGGTGCCGGTGGACTTCGGCTTGCCCGATGCTGAACTGATGGCGGCTGTCGAACGCCACGCAAGAACGCTATCGGGGTTCAGGCCGCGAAGTGTCTGGCAAACCGAAATGGCCGAGCGCATGGGGCTTGCATAA
- a CDS encoding TetR/AcrR family transcriptional regulator C-terminal domain-containing protein produces MRRGIEAIGSSGKRSLTAKLREAGVHMLRVWLSARTLVLLRTLIAEVDRFEDLARAAHPAENEQLVQAITQMLDAGVEEGEIACRHTDRAAVLFMSLVGSDLTMKALLDPHKTMPSEDFETHAK; encoded by the coding sequence TTGCGCCGGGGCATTGAGGCTATTGGAAGCAGCGGCAAACGAAGCCTGACCGCGAAGCTGCGAGAGGCGGGCGTCCATATGCTTAGGGTCTGGCTGTCCGCGCGGACGCTGGTGCTGCTGCGGACGTTGATTGCGGAGGTCGATCGCTTCGAGGATCTCGCGCGTGCTGCACATCCTGCTGAAAATGAGCAGCTCGTTCAAGCGATCACCCAGATGCTCGATGCAGGCGTTGAAGAAGGCGAAATTGCATGCCGGCACACCGACCGAGCCGCGGTTCTCTTCATGAGTCTCGTCGGCTCGGATCTCACAATGAAGGCGCTGCTTGATCCCCACAAGACGATGCCAAGTGAGGACTTCGAAACGCACGCCAAGTGA